The Bubalus bubalis isolate 160015118507 breed Murrah chromosome 16, NDDB_SH_1, whole genome shotgun sequence genome window below encodes:
- the SC5D gene encoding lathosterol oxidase, whose amino-acid sequence MDLVLSIADYYFFTPYIYPATWPEDNIFRQAITLLIVTNLGAFILYFFFATLSYYFVYDHLLMKHPQFLKNQVSREITHSVQSMPWMSIPTVLLFLLEVRGYSRLYDGIGEFPYGWFQLVASVLSFLFFTDMLIYWIHRGLHHKLVYKRLHKPHHIWKIPTPFASHAFHPLDGFLQSLPYHIYPFIFPLHKVVYLSLYILVNIWTISIHDGDFRVPQLLKPFINGSAHHTDHHMLFDYNYGQYFTLWDRIGGSFRNPSSFEGNGPLNYVKKMAEEKHNSHGGNGYKNEKLFNGECTKTE is encoded by the exons ATGGATCTTGTACTCAGTATtgcagattattatttttttacaccGTACATATATCCAGCCACATGGCCAGAGGACAACATCTTCCGACAAGCTATCACTCTCCTGATTGTAACAAATCTCGGTGCTTTTatactgtatttcttctttgcaacACTGAGTTATTATTTTGTCTATGATCATTTATTAATGAAACacccacaatttttaaag AATCAAGTCTCTCGAGAGATTACGCATTCTGTCCAGTCAATGCCATGGATGAGCATCCCCACGGTTTTACTGTTCCTGCTAGAGGTGAGAGGTTACAGCAGACTCTATGACGGCATAGGCGAGTTTCCATATG GCTGGTTTCAACTTGTTGCTAGTGTcttgtcctttctcttcttcactgACATGCTGATCTACTGGATTCACAGAGGCCTTCATCATAAACTTGTATATAAG CGCTTACACAAACCTCATCACATCTGGAAGATCCCAACTCCATTTGCAAGTCACGCTTTTCATCCTCTGGATGGCTTCCTTCAGAGTCTGCCTTACCACATATACCCTTTTATCTTCCCGTTACACAAGGTAGTTTATTTAAGCTTGTACATCTTGGTCAATATCTGGACAATTTCCATTCACGATGGTGATTTTCGTGTTCCCCAGCTCTTAAAGCCTTTTATTAATGGCTCAGCTCATCACACAGACCACCATATGCTCTTTGACTATAATTATGGACAGTATTTCACCTTGTGGGATAGAATTGGAGGCTCATTCAGAAATCCCTCCTCCTTTGAGGGGAATGGACCTCTTAATTATGTGAAGAAAATGGCAGAAGAAAAGCACAATAGCCATGGAGGAaatggttataaaaatgaaaaattattcaatGGAGAGTGTACAAAGACTGAGTAG